CACACGAAAGGCTGGAGAACAATGCTGAGAGCGGAGAGAAAAAGACGAAGGTTCGTTCACTGGAATTCAatgaaaaaatttaaaaaaaagtagtgTTACTGCCCTGAAGTTGATtcagaaaataataattacgGGACTGCGGACGGTTGAATGAATGTtgaatgaggagaaaaaaataatgtatGGTCGAATGCTTCAAGGATGGAGACGTGAGGATCGAGACACTGCTGCAAACAAGGTCGGCTGattcaaaacaaaatatataCAGACTTCTTCATTTAATGTGTACACAGTGATCAAATCGTTCATGTAAAGGCCAGGACGCAGCCTGAGCGCTGCCCACTGTGCCCAGTGTCAGCTGGGAGCAGCTCCAGCCGCTGGGGCCACTGTGGTTGCAGCTCCATCATGGAgagacattttcaaaacaatCCGTAGCCAAGATTAATCCAAAAGGCCTTTGGGAAAAAATAACCACTTGCATTTTCTTCTACAGACTCTGCTCATTACAAAAAATGACCAAATCTTTTACGGAATCTTGACGAGGACGAGACTTTTCAGGACACGGGAAGTGAGACTATGTCTAAAAAGCAACTTCCTTACACACTGTTCCTTTAAAACAGCACAAAACAACTAAAGTTCTCTGTATCTGAGCAGAGTCAAACATCTGAGAACCTGaaaccagctccacctcctccctcctcttctttgtACTTGTCCATGGTGCCCATAGAATACAGATATTTGTCTCTGTAAATCTGCTCAAAGAACATAAATGGTGGTTGGTCTGTGCAGTAGGATCCTCATCAGACAGTCAGAAATGTCCCTCagattgttttttcttttaacccACATCATCATAGTCTTCCTCCTGgtcttcatcttctcctccGACGTCGTCATAGTCCTCATAGTCGTCGTCCTCTGCTGGGTCCATgttctgaggaggaggaggaggaggaggaaagaccTCTTCATTAGGCTCCATCTTCACGTAgtcaggctgctcctctgtgacctcctcaTAGTCGGCCTCGGCCTCCTCGTAGTCGTGCTTGTCCTGTTCATGGTCAGGGACCGGCTGCTCGTAGTTGCTGAGGTCTTGCTCGTACTCGGCCTCGGCCTCCTCGTAGTCGCGCCTGTCCTCTGAGTCCAGCGTGGGCTGCACATAGCTGTCCCGGTTTTGTTCGTACTCGGCCTCGGCCTCCTCGTAGTCGTGCTTGTCCTGTTCATCGTCAGGGACCGGCTGCTCGTAGTTGCTGAGGTCCTGTTCGTACTGGGGCTCGGCCTCCTCGTAGTCGTGCTTGTCCTCCTCTGAGTCCGACGTCGGCTGAAACCCGGGCGTCTCAGCCAGGTTCTCATAGCTTTGCGCCGCTGAAACATGGCAACACACACAAGAattagaataagaataagaacgCCTCATTAGTCCCAGcttcataaaacacaaacacttcttGTCTGATGCGATTCCACATTGTGTGGATCCTGTATTTGCTGCTCACGGCTCCACACTCTTAACTGGGTCTGACTGAAGGATGAACTCAGAGACCTCAACGTGAACCAGAAGTCTAATTCTTTGTAGTACAGTACCTGACACAAAAAGGAGTTCCTGCCTTTAAGCATTTCCATGTTGTGATGCCTGATGCAGACGCGGACCCTGAACGGGGTCGTGCTTAGCGCAACCGTTCCTCCTGTTCGACCTGCTTTTAAATAAATCTCCAACGAGACGAGGAACTAAATCCAGTTCGTTTGAAGCCACGAGGCTTCAGTAGTCAGAGTTAATCACATCACGCTGATATCTTCAGTCTGTCTAGTGTAAaagctgctctttgtgtttgtacagtgcTCCCCGCTGAGCTGCCGTGGAAGGATGGCAACAGAAAGAGGGAACTTTTCTACTaaaaaggctgcagctctggaaaATGTCACTTAATGTGACTAATTTGGAAGCTCGAGTCTCAGTTTTCTGGAAAATCTTGGGATCG
This Betta splendens chromosome 14, fBetSpl5.4, whole genome shotgun sequence DNA region includes the following protein-coding sequences:
- the LOC114870012 gene encoding probable serine/threonine-protein kinase kinX, with protein sequence MEAKEFFRKYLWLLIILGMIFVTVVISIIFILINKCLSKKGKHRIAQLQKRTVSPVESNKYQETNLWNTLTPGTPPLPPRTQFLTAAAQSYENLAETPGFQPTSDSEEDKHDYEEAEPQYEQDLSNYEQPVPDDEQDKHDYEEAEAEYEQNRDSYVQPTLDSEDRRDYEEAEAEYEQDLSNYEQPVPDHEQDKHDYEEAEADYEEVTEEQPDYVKMEPNEEVFPPPPPPPQNMDPAEDDDYEDYDDVGGEDEDQEEDYDDVG